Proteins from a single region of Apium graveolens cultivar Ventura chromosome 7, ASM990537v1, whole genome shotgun sequence:
- the LOC141675029 gene encoding uncharacterized protein LOC141675029, whose translation MAKMREGKLAVGPRLRWGTWEELILGSAVLRHGKKDWNLIASELRVRTVYPFSFTPEACKAKYEDLRRRYSGCKAWFEELRKCRVKELKQELKKSEESIGSLEAKLKRLKAAKVEDCQVDYDTSRTESPEPVPKIKLVEFSAKETSKDSLSAGSFTQDFRSSFSPECRITELESTPELETKPKSLESDEHETLLSIKLQGLMNENKSTVRKRRGKRKRKGCNMEVREGSILESEHFCPSNVQTNSSWKETSTSGCGEINKSSSVDGKYRDLFRGTSGSLMGMFGVVAESKHAMVFTRRLDSQKRARYKRIIRQHMDLDTIRSRIDSGTIKSIRELFRDFLLLANNALIFYSKRTREYKSAFTLREFLMKEYRQQSKDSLDKVFSSIVHLSPMRSTPVRPRSFRPRPEKSKFSAKPTDTAGGVAGTLLGNKRVGDVSPSTPSLALQSSVVARKSSGSPQGYLKMRNADSSSAPLGSPVTAKKHIGISLGSKKINNADGSNLPKQSKLVTKKGFSHPGKIVHTDSNNHRSKSMVMKERKRAAQKMTGL comes from the exons ATGGCAAAGATGAGGGAAGGGAAGTTAGCGGTGGGGCCCAGGTTGAGGTGGGGTACATGGGAGGAACTTATATTGGGAAGCGCGGTTTTAAGGCACGGGAAAAAGGATTGGAATTTGATTGCTTCGGAGCTCCGAGTCCGAACCGTTTACCCGTTTAGCTTCACCCCTGAg GCCTGCAAAGCGAAGTATGAGGACTTACGACGGCGTTACTCCGGCTGCAA AGCTTGGTTTGAAGAATTAAGGAAGTGCCGGGTGAAAGAGCTTAAGCAAGAATTGAAGAAATCCGAAGAATCAATCGG ATCTCTTGAAGCGAAGCTGAAGAGGCTTAAGGCTGCGAAAGTAGAGGACTGTCAGGTTGATTATGATACCAGCCGGACAGAATCACCTGAACCTGTACCGAAGATCAAGCTCGTTGAGTTTTCTGCTAAAGAAACTTCCAAGGACAGTTTATCTGCTGGAAGTTTCACTCAGGATTTCAGGTCAAGTTTTTCCCCTGAATGTCGAATTACAGAACTGGAATCAACTCCAGAATTGGAAACAAAGCCAAAGAGTTTGGAGTCTGATGAGCATGAGACACTTCTAAGCATAAAATTACAAGGGCTTATGAATGAAAATAAAAGTACTGTAAGAAAGAGGAGAGGTAAAAGAAAGAGGAAAGGTTGTAATATGGAAGTCAGAGAAGGTAGCATTTTAGAAAGCGAACATTTTTGTCCATCTAATGTTCAAACCAATTCATCTTGGAAGGAAACCTCTACCAGTGGCTGTGGTGAAATAAACAAATCTTCCTCTGTAGATGGTAAATATAGAGACTTGTTTAGGGGGACCAGTGGAAGCTTGATGGGGATGTTTGGAGTCGTTGCAGAAAGCAAGCATGCTATGGTCTTTACGCGAAGACTTGATAGCCAG AAGCGGGCACGGTACAAGAGAATAATCCGACAACACATGGATCTCGACACAATAAGATCGAGAATTGATAGTGGGACCATCAAATCAATTCGAGAACTCTTCAGAGACTTTCTTTTGCTAGCCAATAATGCGCTGATTTTTTACTCGAAAAGAACACGCGAGTACAAGTCTGCCTTTACCCTCAGAGAATTTCTCATGAAAGAATATAGACAACAAAGCAAGGATTCCCTTGATAAGGTTTTCTCGTCCATTGTACATTTATCACCAATGCGCAGTACTCCTGTAAGACCAAGAAGTTTTCGCCCCCGACCAGAGAAATCAAAGTTTTCTGCTAAGCCAACTGATACTGCAGGTGGTGTTGCTGGAACTCTACTTGGTAATAAAAGAGTAGGTGATGTGAGTCCTAGTACTCCTTCACTTGCACTGCAGTCATCAGTGGTGGCAAGAAAAAGCTCAGGATCTCCACAGGGGTACCTAAAAATGCGAAATGCTGATTCCAGCTCTGCTCCTTTAGGGTCCCCGGTGACTGCAAAGAAACATATAGGGATATCGCTTGGTTCCAAAAAAATTAACAATGCTGATGGTTCTAATCTTCCGAAGCAGTCAAAGCTGGTGACAAAGAAAGGTTTCAGTCATCCCGGAAAGATTGTGCACACAGATTCCAATAATCATCGATCTAAATCTATGGTGATGAAGGAAAGAAAACGAGCAGCACAGAAGATGACTGGTTTGTAG
- the LOC141672876 gene encoding putative receptor-like protein kinase At3g47110 has translation MNRTFTTNTSTTAAFSLPNRTTMIFNLLLFNILFVFLFGTSTTFISSFPSNVTDEQTLLSFKSSIRDDPMGALHSWNTSIHFCHWTGVICSRRRQRVTILNLSSLHLVGTLSPHIGNLSFLRRIYLYQNSFHGPIPNEIGRLFRLQYLYLNDNSFEGGFPANLSHCIDIRNISLSANDLEGELPTDFSPWSKLYKFNLGNNHFTGSIPPSIANVSSLRVLSLLYNNLVGMIPFDVSHLAKLEFLSLSANRLSGMVPQQLYNNSFLSFVSLVQNELEGTLPTDLGFTLPRLREFYAGANSFSGPLPPSIVNASNLVSFDIFINNITGPIPNNLGSLSNIEYLGLGHNPLGDNMQPGDLSFFDSLVNCTNLKLLSLDTTSLSGKLPISIVNLSTNMEKLLLHKNLIYGSIPHEIGKLLNMKELDLSENLLTGTIPESIGELSTLGQLDLSKNNISSGTIPTSFGNFTHLVYLYLESNMLQGSIPTQLFYISTLQEIFLADNRLRGVLPDEIAFSSHCVYLNLSKNLFTGPLPSNIGSLKQLVGLDVSYNKLTGDIPATLDGCLMLQELYMAGNHFQGKIPSSFKTLKNLRYLDLSNNNISGSIPSFFDGNQMMFLDLSYNKLGGQVSKKGLFSNVSAFSIIGNSELCGGIQALNLSACPVKVSRNKKTTFSFKMILILVIVPLGVMLACLALIFYRRRNSKKLNEPIPVLKDNPYPKLSYQDLLLATNEFSPENFIGEGRYGSVYMGILELVEHIVAVKVLKVEVRGASKSFLAECETLRNIRHRNLIKIITVCSSTDYKGNDFKALVFEFMKNGSLDSWLHPSPHHHHHHHQGNERNLNLLQRLNIAIDIALGVDYLHHHSHANIIHCDIKPSNILLDEDFIARLGDFGLARFCVANTGDINQAQLSSTGIRGTIGYVPPEYGICGDVSAEGDVYSYGVLLLEMFSGKRPTESSLLMDNTKDLHDYVRKALPQRVMDIVDPRIVIDQEEHGLNVNQSYRMAMEICLTSIFEVGILCSEQTPAKRVDISVAIKLLHVARDKFVQCRQ, from the exons ATGAATCGAACATTCACTACCAATACTTCCACCACTGCAGCATTTTCTCTTCCTAATCGTACAACCATGATTTTCAACCTTCTCCTATTCAACATCCTCTTTGTTTTCTTATTCGGAACCTCAACAACATTCATATCTTCATTTCCCAGCAATGTCACTGATGAACAGACTTTACTTTCTTTCAAGTCTTCGATAAGAGATGACCCAATGGGTGCACTACACTCATGGAACACTTCCATTCATTTCTGTCACTGGACAGGAGTTATATGTAGCCGCCGACGACAGAGGGTAACAATACTTAACCTCTCCTCACTACACTTGGTGGGAACCCTTTCGCCTCACATTGGAAATCTCTCCTTTCTCAGGAGAATTTACCTATATCAAAACAGCTTCCATGGCCCAATCCCAAATGAAATTGGTCGACTGTTTCGCTTACAATATCTTTATCTGAATGACAATTCTTTTGAAGGCGGATTTCCTGCCAATTTGAGTCATTGTATAGATATTAGAAACATCAGTCTGTCTGCCAACGACCTTGAAGGGGAACTACCCACTGATTTTTCTCCTTGGTCTAAGCTTTATAAGTTTAATCTCGGAAACAATCATTTTACTGGATCAATTCCACCGTCGATAGCGAACGTATCATCTCTCCGTGTTCTTTCTCTACTATATAATAATCTAGTGGGAATGATACCTTTTGATGTTTCTCATCTTGCAAAATTAGAGTTTCTTAGTTTGTCAGCAAACAGGTTGTCCGGTATGGTTCCCCAACAACTATACAACAATTCATTCCTCTCTTTCGTCAGTCTCGTCCAGAATGAGCTAGAAGGAACGCTTCCAACAGATTTGGGTTTCACTCTTCCTAGGCTGCGAGAGTTCTATGCTGGCGCAAACAGTTTTTCAGGCCCGCTTCCACCATCGATAGTTAATGCATCCAATTTGGTCTCGTTTGATATCTTCATAAACAATATTACTGGGCCTATCCCAAATAATTTGGGTAGCCTTTCTAATATTGAATATTTAGGTTTGGGTCATAATCCACTTGGAGACAATATGCAACCCGGTGACTTGAGCTTCTTCGATTCTTTGGTTAATTGTACCAATCTAAAGCTCTTGAGCTTAGACACGACTAGTTTAAGTGGGAAGCTCCCGATTTCAATTGTAAATCTCTCCACCAATATGGAGAAACTTTTATTGCACAAAAACCTCATATACGGAAGCATACCTCACGAAATTGGAAAACTTTTGAACATGAAAGAACTAGATTTGAGTGAAAATTTGTTAACAGGGACCATTCCAGAATCAATTGGAGAGCTATCAACTTTAGGACAACTAGATTTGAGTAAAAACAACATTTCATCAGGAACAATTCCAACTTCCTTTGGAAACTTTACTCACTTAGTTTATCTCTATTTAGAAAGTAACATGCTCCAAGGAAGTATACCCACTCAGTTGTTTTATATCTCAACTCTACAGGAAATTTTTCTTGCTGACAACAGGCTTAGAGGTGTGTTACCTGATGAAATTGCATTTTCTTCCCATTGTGTATACCTTAATTTGTCCAAGAATCTATTCACCGGCCCACTTCCCTCCAACATTGGTAGCTTGAAACAATTGGTTGGACTAGATGTTTCCTATAATAAACTAACAGGAGATATACCTGCTACCCTTGACGGATGTTTGATGTTGCAGGAGTTGTATATGGCAGGAAACCATTTTCAAGGTAAAATTCCATCATCTTTTAAAACTTTGAAAAATCTTAGATATTTAGATCTTTCAAACAATAATATCTCTGGGAGTATTCCAAGTTTCTTTGATGGGAATCAAATGATGTTTCTCGACTTGTCGTACAACAAGCTTGGAGGACAAGTGTCAAAAAAAGGTCTTTTTTCCAACGTTAGTGCTTTTTCGATCATTGGAAATTCAGAGCTTTGTGGAGGTATTCAGGCATTGAATTTGTCTGCTTGTCCCGTAAAAGTCTCAAGGAACAAGAAAACAACATTTTCCTTCAAAATGATACTCATCCTAGTTATTGTACCCCTCGGTGTCATGTTAGCATGTCTTGCTTTGATTTTCTATCGACGTCGAAATTCCAAAAAGTTGAATGAACCCATTCCCGTATTAAAGGATAACCCATATCCCAAACTTTCATACCAAGACCTTTTACTCGCTACAAATGAGTTTTCTCCTGAAAATTTTATCGGCGAAGGAAGATACGGTTCTGTTTACATGGGAATTCTCGAATTAGTAGAACATATAGTTGCTGTGAAGGTACTAAAAGTTGAAGTACGTGGAGCCAGCAAGAGTTTTTTGGCGGAGTGTGAAACATTGAGGAATATTCGTCATCGAAATCTTATCAAGATCATCACAGTATGCTCTAGCACTGATTATAAGGGAAATGACTTCAAGGCATTGGTTTTTGAGTTCATGAAAAATGGGAGTTTGGATAGCTGGTTGCATCCAagtcctcatcatcatcatcatcatcatcaagggaatgaaagaaacttaaaTCTGCTCCAAAGACTAAATATTGCCATTGATATTGCACTAGGAGTGGATTACCTACATCATCATAGTCATGCAAATATTATTCATTGCGACATAAAGCCAAGTAATATTCTTCTTGACGAGGATTTTATTGCCCGTCTTGGGGATTTTGGTTTGGCGAGGTTCTGTGTTGCTAATACAGGTGACATCAATCAAGCACAATTGAGTTCAACCGGTATACGTGGTACGATTGGATATGTTCCTCCAG AATATGGAATATGCGGGGATGTATCTGCAGAGGGAGATGTGTATAGTTATGGAGTTCTTCTACTAGAAATGTTTTCCGGAAAGCGTCCTACAGAAAGCAGCCTATTAATGGACAATACCAAGGATCTTCATGACTATGTGAGGAAGGCACTCCCACAAAGAGTAATGGACATTGTTGATCCACGGATTGTAATAGATCAAGAAGAACATGGTTTGAATGTAAATCAATCATATAGGATGGCAATGGAGATATGCCTGACATCAATATTTGAGGTGGGGATATTATGTTCCGAACAGACTCCAGCAAAACGCGTTGACATTAGTGTTGCGATCAAGTTGTTACATGTAGCAAGAGACAAATTTGTGCAATGCAGGCAATAA
- the LOC141671723 gene encoding uncharacterized protein LOC141671723: MRGFKSWRWLLRKRHVLFDGVTRNFKMKPFMGFVCTVMLFVVYKTTNYQYQQTELDIKLHPLYTSQAVDEAWRSLIRLPRGIIQSTSDLDLRPLWTTNKPKAKDSGPRYLLAIPVGISQKDNVDNIVQKFLPVNFTIVLFHYDGKVDGWQNLEWSNQAIHIVGQNQTKWWFAKRFLHPAVVSVYDYIFLWDEDLGVEDFNPRSYLDIVRSQGFEISQPALDPNSTGIHHRITIRSRRKQFHRRVYDKRGKTKCSGDSEGPPCSGFVEGMAPVFSRSAWHCTWHLIQNDLVHGWGLDMKLGYCAQGDRTKKIGVVDSEYLVHQSIQTLGGPSAEKGPKTEELLKRHIVDVRAEIRRQSTVELKKFKARWEKAVEEDKNWVDPFRKTRRLWLPKKNQKKLQLA, from the exons ATGAGGGGATTTAAATCGTGGAGGTGGCTATTGAGGAAAAGACATGTGTTGTTTGATGGG GTGACTCGCAATTTCAAGATGAAACCGTTTATGGGATTTGTATGTACCGTGATGTTGTTTGTTGTCTATAAAACCACAAATTACCAGTACCAGCAGACTGAG TTGGATATTAAACTGCATCCTCTCTATACATCACAG GCAGTGGACGAAGCTTGGAGAAGTTTAATTCGTTTACCTCGTGGCATCATTCAATCCACCTCTGATTTGGACTTGAGACCTCTGTGGACGACCAACAAGCCAAAG GCAAAAGATTCCGGCCCTCGTTACTTGCTGGCAATTCCTGTTGGTATTAGTCAAAAGGATAATGTTGATAACATAGTTCAGAAG tttcTTCCAGTTAATTTTACAATTGTATTGTTCCATTATGACGGAAAAGTGGATGGGTGGCAGAATCTTGAATGGAGTAATCAGGCCATTCATATTGTTGGTCAGAACCAAACAAAGTG GTGGTTTGCAAAACGTTTTCTACATCCGGCGGTTGTTTCTGTTTATGACTATATATTTCTCTGGGATGAAGATTTGGGGGTTGAGGATTTTAATCCAAGAAG TTACTTGGATATTGTTAGATCTCAAGGATTTGAGATATCTCAACCGGCTTTAGACCCAAATTCGACTGGTATACATCACAGGATCACCATACGAAGTAGACGCAAACAATTTCATAG AAGAGTATATGATAAAAGAGGAAAAACAAAGTGTTCAGGTGACAGTGAAGGTCCACCATGCTCCGG TTTTGTTGAAGGTATGGCTCCAGTGTTCTCGAGATCTGCTTGGCATTGTACGTGGCATCTCATTCAG AATGATCTTGTTCATGGATGGGGCTTGGACATGAAACTCGGTTATTGTGCACAG GGGGATCGCACAAAGAAAATAGGTGTCGTTGATAGTGAATATCTGGTTCATCAGAGCATACAAACTCTAGGTGGACCATCTGCAGAAAAG GGTCCAAAAACAGAGGAGTTGTTAAAG AGACATATTGTTGATGTACGGGCAGAG ATAAGAAGACAATCTACAGTAGAGCTTAAAAAATTTAAGGCGCGCTGGGAAAAAGCCGTAGAGGAGGATAAGAACTGGGTTGATCCCTTTAGAAAGACGAGAAGACTGTGGCTACCaaagaaaaatcaaaagaaaCTGCAGCTTGCATAA